In the genome of Candoia aspera isolate rCanAsp1 chromosome 1, rCanAsp1.hap2, whole genome shotgun sequence, one region contains:
- the MIA2 gene encoding melanoma inhibitory activity protein 2 isoform X6, whose translation MRPGPDLYGFPWEIVICGTVVAIFTIILVLCRSYKSVRSRLYLGREKQLVNKVAELVEDKCKVLEKLSLCKKEYAELENTLKDGSFLQESAIASNIKTAYEELNNSNSALKNEIECLEKELKEEKSKRSEQDDLVAEIQKRVASLENEAKSIQLQVAEAKTTLKVYEINRERLKTSLQDAVEENSHLQESEKQLLQEAEGWDERFSELNEQTKMFESSQTNMEEALKNKESQVKSLTDCLLRMKDWSCATGDRDSTDDNHGDNDTKSEAENRQHLDDPEKETVKKLIYAAKLNACLKSLETERNQIYSKLTDEKKAEEELAERIERLQKEHVILQSENTEFESDVQKLQQKLKVMTELYQENEMNLHRKLTVEEKERLQKEEKLSKADKKINHAAEELNAYRQRAKDLEEELERTVRSYENQIMSHEKKAHDNWLTARAAERQLNDMRKENLHSRQKLTEAEFKYDLLEKDPYAHDDTATAFGRDQSPYGPSPMGRPSSETRAFLSPPTLLEGPLRLSPVLPGRGGRGSRGLGNPGTPEVGNERGELNTNRLSDPHRPPSDTGSLSPPWDRDHRVILPHSGHLYSEQSLPPRRPERFHSNPLNSGRLSGPAELRGYNMHSVDKTDGLSPENNLRMDLSGNEIRGHSNGSNMLNIPDQSVPPENEPLGPGIVPPPLPFLRAPLMSVDPRGSFMRRGPPFLPVPPSSVYGAQEYFPRDFAGLPRPLLPMRGPFPMRPFSQYPPPPRPGFFPPPPPPPPDNRNELPAELTQLSTVSSTDHQESQQETG comes from the exons ATGAGACCTGGTCCAGATCTCTATGGTTTTCCATGGGAAATTGTGATTTGTGGCACTGTTGTTGCCATTTTTACTATCATACTGGTATTATGCAGGAGCTATAAGTCA gtTAGAAGTCGGCTTTATTTAG gaAGAGAGAAGCAGCTTGTCAATAAAGTTGCTGAACTAGTTGAAGACAAATGTAAAGTATTGGAAAAACTCAGTCTCTGCAAAAAAGAG TATGCAGAGTTAGAAAACACGCTGAAAGATGGCAGCTTTCTACAAGAGTCAGCCATTGCATCAAATATTAAG ACAGCATATGAAGAACTGAACAATTCAAACTCAGCACTCAAGAATGAAATAGAATGCTTAGAAAAAGAATTGAAAGAAGAGAAATCTAAACGATCAGAACAGGATGATTTG GTGGCTGAAATACAGAAAAGAGTGGCATCTttagaaaatgaagcaaaatctATCCAGCTGCAAGTAGCTGAA GCCAAAACCACATTAAAAGTATATGAAATTAACAGAGAGAGACTGAAGACATCTTTGCAAGATGCAGTAGAGGAAAATAGCCATCTTCAAGAAAGTGAAAAACAA TTATTACAAGAAGCTGAAGGATGGGATGAACGATTTAGTGAATTAAATGAGCAGACAAAAATGTTTGAATCATCTCAAACAAATATGGAGGAagctcttaaaaataaagaaagtcaAGTTAAG TCTCTGACAGACTGCTTGTTAAGGATGAAAGATTGGAGTTGTGCAACAGGAGATCGTGATTCTACTGATGACAACCATGGGGATAATGATACAAAGAGTGAAGCAGAAAATAGGCAGCACTTag ATGATCCAGAAAAAGAAACTGTAAAGAAGCTAATTTATGCTGCAAAG CTGAATGCTTGTCTAAAATCTTTGGAAACAGAAAGGAATCAAATATATTCAAAGTTAACTGatgaaaagaaagcagaagaggaaCTTGCAG AACGGATTGAAAGACTACAAAAAGAACATGTCATTTTGCAGTCGGAGAATACAGAGTTTGAAAGTGATGTTCAAAAGCTTCAGCAAAAGCTTAAAGTCATGACAGAACTGTaccaagaaaatgaaatgaatcttCACAG gaaattaactGTAGAAGAAAAAGAGCgtttgcagaaagaagaaaaactttcCAAAGCTGATAAGAAAATTAATCATGCTGCTGAAGAACTGAATGCTTATCG GCAACGGGCAAAAGATCTTGAAGAAGAACTGGAAAGAACTGTTCGCTCTTACGAGAATCAG ATTATGTCACACGAGAAGAAAGCTCATGATAATTGG TTGACAGCCCGAGCAGCTGAAAGACAACTGAATGATATGAGAAAGGAAAATTTACACAGTAGACAAAA ATTGACAGAAGCAGAATTTAAATATGATCTTTTGGAAAAAGATCCTTATGCTCATGATGATACAGCCACAGCATTTGGCAGAG ACCAGTCCCCATATGGACCCTCACCAATGGGCAGACCTTCATCTGAAACAAGAGCTTTTCTTTCCCCCCCTACCTTATTGGAGGGTCCCTTAAGACTTTCACCTGTGCTTCCAGGtagaggaggaagag GTTCAAGAGGACTGGGGAATCCTGGCACACCTGAAGTTGGTAATGAAAGAGGAGAGCTGAACACCAATAGGTTATCTGATCCACACAGGCCACCTTCTGACACTGGATCTTTGTCACCTCCGTGGGATAGAGATCACAGAGTAATCCTCCCTCATTCAG GTCACCTGTATAGTGAGCAATCTCTTCCTCCTCGAAGACCAGAAAGATTTCATTCAAATCCCCTAAACTCTGGAAGGCTTTCAGGACCAGCTGAACTAAGAGGTTATAACATGCATTCAGTTGATAAAACAG ATGGACTATCACCTGAAAATAACTTGAGAATGGACTTGAGTGGAAATGAAATAAGAGGTCATTCCAATGGCAGC AATATGCTCAATATACCTGATCAGTCTGTTCCTCCTGAAAATGAACCCTTAGGACCAGGAATTGTGCCACCACCGCTTCCCTTTTTGAGAGCGCCTCTAATGTCAGTGGATCCAAGAGGATCTTTCATGAGAAGAGGCCCTCCATTTCTACCAGTACCTCCTAGTTCTGTATATGGAGCACAGGAATATTTTCCAAGGGATTTTGCTGGTTTGCCACGTCCTCTACTACCAA TGAGAGGTCCCTTTCCTATGAGGCCTTTTTCACAGTATCCACCTCCTCCAAGGCCTGGCttttttccaccaccaccaccaccaccacctgataACAGAAATGAACTGCCTGCTGAGTTAACACAGCTGTCAACTGTGTCGTCTACAGATCATCAGGAATCACAACAAGAAACTGGTTGA